A genome region from Oenanthe melanoleuca isolate GR-GAL-2019-014 chromosome 2, OMel1.0, whole genome shotgun sequence includes the following:
- the DSP gene encoding desmoplakin isoform X1 produces MSINGGSHPRINTLGRMARAESGTDLRYEMSSHVVGGGGGGGGTTHTHKTYYYQKTYGGDYASDGYGQNGTCTMSRRQNTIQELLQNCADCLTRAELIVQPELKYGDGVPLRGNRDLEECFAQANDQMDMLDGLIREMRQMGQPCDMYQKRLLQLQEQMRALYKAISVPRARRASSKGGGCFSSQSGSGWDEYTKRVTSECLSWMRQQKVEMEQVKWGFDAASIEQQIGEHRRTHNAIGDYRWHLDKVKTDLREKAAVHQLEEEYEGLLKYSFERMDQLRQFQNLIQATSREIMWINDCEEEELLYDWSDRNTDIARKQESFSKRMSELEVKEKELNKLKQESDQLVLNQHPASDKIEAYMDTLQTQWSWILQITKCIDVHLKENAAYFQFFEEAQATECYLKNLQDSIRKKFICDKSMSLQTLLEQIKELENERERILEYKRQVQSLVNKSRKIVQLKPRNPDYRSNKPIILKALCDYKQDLKTVRKGDECILKDNNERSKWLVTGPGGVDMLVPSVSLIIPPPNPLAVDLATKIEQYYEAILALWNQLYINMKSLVSWHYCMIDIEKIRAMTIAKLKTMRKEDYQKIITDLEIHYQEFLRNSQGSEMFGDEDKRKMQTQFTDAQKHYQTLIIQLPNQPRQPQTVVPTESCPVGSSSTIIVNERNREHEKQEAWLLMELQKLRRQIEAAEIQMVQRAPLGVDQGAMHDFSVRIKDLEGVQNDSQIMAETLNKHKDLLPNFRGCEKYVYLQSEINALFQKLENINGVSAGYLDSLNALRCLLQVILQTEDVIRVFEVRLSEEETVPLDLDKVEAYRACLKKMKADLNMKKSLLNTLENELQRTLQIHSQSCQSYTLYDMDIGKYCDKVTQLIDRWQRADKQIDNRSWDLERQIKQLKTYRDLYQALCKWICDAKRRQDSIESVKLCDSNTIMRYLHDQKNLHSEICGKRDKVEELLKHADQCSAAIKDYELQVASYSSGLETLLNIPIKKSVVQSPAVLILQEANEAQSRYIELLTRSGDYYRFLSEMLKSMEDLKMKNTKIELLEEELRLARDSNSETSNKHKFLEQNLQKYQMDISQLKAKLMSLEEMKRQAEMDGNSAKQNLDKCYAQIKDLNDRITRLTYETEDEKRKRKLLEDRYEQQKNDYDQLQKTRQNEKDSLGWQKLESEKVIKEKEYEIERLRVLLQDEGTRKREYENELAKVRNQFSEEMSNLKNKYETEINIKKTTIQQIAAQKDDDAKGLRAQVDRLTRENRDLKDEIVRLNDAILQTTDQRRRAEEDALQQKACSSEVSQQKHQLELELKQIIQLRGEDNSRYKQALEEAASTIQDKTKELERLKLQLQEEAKSRWELENELAKVRNSYDEEIISLKNKYETEINITKNTIHQVTMQKEEETNNYRTQLDNAMRENRNLCEEIRRLKNTISQTTDNLRKIEENAQQQKAAGSELSQKKQQLEIELKQVIQRHSDESMRYKQSLDDASKTIKERNKEIERLRKLLDVETSQRKEVEDENSQLKRVQFDLQKANTSATETINKLRIQEQELARLKIDYERVSQEKKGRDQESAKFQSTVKDLQIQKHKLEEELCRQNKNLMEETSRRKKLEEEIEGMRRSLRDQSVKITNLTQQIEEVSIVKKRNEDDLRHQREVLDGHVREKQRYMEELRKYTSDIEALRRQLVQEQEQLKQAHLRYEHLQKTSEEKSKALNECKIEIERLQSLTENLTKEHLLLEEELRNVRLEYDDLRMVRNEVDEKNSTIAELKNQLQMSSKQTLELQGLLNDLQKEREKLRQEIEKFQKQALEASSRIQESKNQYSHIMQERETLLIKMSALEQDKARLQRLEEELNRLKVTLESESRSKQRLESEKQQILNDLNQWKSQHSRTEESIRKIQCEREKSEREKNSLRSEIERLQMEIKRIEERYRCRLEETAVKNQSELESERLRLQREIEKLKQRPYGAHRSTQTEEDFCIDASKLVFSGLRKKITAMQLYECQLIDKLTLDKLLKGQRSVEEVAADIEPYLKGAGAIAGVSLSPRQKYSFVEAKRNQLLTAENAVLLLEAQAATGGVIDPHRNEILTVDSAIARDLIDFDDREQIYTAEKAITGFKDPFSGKTVPVSEAIKKNLVDRETGIRLLEAQLAVGGIVDPVNSVFLPKEVALSRGLIDKDLYRMLNNCQGNTKNFIDPTTKKAVTYMQLKEKCRIEPHTGLLLLPVQKRSMSFQGIRQPVSADALLEAGIIKESTRNDLERGAITVEEVSERIIDFLQGSSCIAGIYNEATKEKLGIYQAMKIGLVRPGTALELLEAQAATGFIVDPVSNVRLPVEEAYKRGLVGIEFKEKLLSAERAVTGYKDPETGNIISLFQAMNKELIERGHGIRLLEAQIATGGIIDPKESYRLPVETAYKRGYFNEELNQILSDPSDDTKGFFDPNTEENLTYLQLKERCIKDDATGLCLLPLREKKKVVHTSQKNTLRKRRVVIVDPETNREMSVQEAYSKGLIDYDTYTELAEQECEWEEITITGSDGSSRVVLVDRKTGSQYDIQDAIDKGLVERKFFDQYRSGSLSLTQFADMISCRNGTDEVFRHESVARSPTVLSVRSSSSVIRSGSFSETPDECSPIAAIFDTENLEKISISEAIQRGIVDSITGQRLLEAQACTGGIICPTTGQRLSLQEATSQGIIDQDMATRLKPAQKAFIGFEGIKGGRKRMSAAEAVKEKWLPYEAGQRFLEFQYLTGGLVDPEVRGRITTEEAIRNGLIDGRAAQKLQDTNSYPKILTCPKTKLKISYKDAMNRSMVEDITGLKLLEAASVSSKGISSPYNVSSAPGSRSGSRSGSRSGSRSGSRRGSFDASASSSYSYSYSAFSSGSIGR; encoded by the exons ATGAGCATCAACGGCGGGTCGCACCCGCGCATCAACACGCTGGGCCGCATGGCGCGGGCAGAGTCGGGCACCGACCTGCGCTACGAGATGAGCTCCCACGTCgtgggcggcggcggcggcggcggcggcaccaCCCACACCCACAAGACCTACTACTACCAGAAGACATACGGGGGAGATTACGCCTCGGACGGATACGG CCAGAATGGGACCTGTACCATGTCCAGACGCCAGAACACCATCCAGGAGCTTTTGCAAAACTGTGCGGACTGCCTGACACGAGCTGAGCTCATAGTACAGCCT GAATTGAAATATGGGGATGGTGTCCCACTTAGAGGAAACAGGGATCTGGAAGAATGTTTTGCACAGGCAAATGACCAAATGGACATGCTGGATGGACTGATCAGAGAGATGAGGCAGATGGGCCAGCCCTGTGACATGTATCAGAAAAG gctgctgcagctccaggagcaaaTGCGTGCCCTGTACAAAGCCATCAGTGTTCCCCGTGCCAGGAGGGCCAGCTCCAAAGGCGGTGGCTGCTTCTCCTCTCAGAGTGGCTCGGGCTGGGATGAGTACACCAAACGTGTCACAAGTGAATGCTTAAGCTGGATGAGGCAGCAGAAG GTTGAAATGGAGCAAGTGAAGTGGGGCTTTGATGCAGCATCCATTGAGCAACAGATTGGTGAGCACAGGAGAACTCACAATGCCATTGGAGACTATCGTTGGCACCTGGACAAAGTCAAAACAGATCTG CGGGAGAAGGCTGCAGTTCATCAGCTGGAGGAAGAGTATGAAGGCCTGCTG AAATATTCCTTTGAGAGAATGGATCAGCTTCGCCAGTTCCAGAACCTCATCCAGGCCACCAGCAGAGAGATCATGTGGATCAATGactgtgaggaagaggagcttCTCTATGACTGGAGTGACAGGAACACTGATATTGCCAGGAAGCAGGAGTCCTTCTCT AAACGTATGAGTGAACTGGAGGTTAAAGAAAAAGAACTCAACAAGCTGAAGCAAGAAAGTGACCAGCTAGTGCTCAATCAGCATCCTGCTTCAGATAAAATCGAG GCTTACATGGATACCTTGCAAACTCAGTGGAGCTGGATTCTTCAGATCACCAAATGTATTGATGTTCATCTGAAGGAGAATGCAGCTTACTTCCAA TTCTTTGAAGAGGCCCAAGCCACAGAGTGCTACCTGAAAAACTTACAAGACTCTATCAGAAAGAAGTTCATCTGTGATAAGAGCATGTCACTGCAGACTTTGCTGGAGCAGATCAAAGAGCTGGAG AATGAACGAGAGAGAATTCTTGAATACAAGAGGCAAGTGCAGAGTTTGGTGAATAAATCCAGGAAGATTGTGCAGCTGAAGCCACGTAACCCAGACTATCGAAGTAACAAGCCCATTATCCTCAAGGCTCTGTGTGACTACAAACAGGATCTG AAAACGGTGCGGAAGGGCGATGAGTGCATCCTGAAGGACAACAACGAGCGCAGCAAGTGGCTGGTCACCGGCCCCGGGGGAGTGGACATGCTGGTGCCATCTGTCAGCCTTATCATCCCACCCCCCAATCCACTGGCAGTGGATCTTGCTACCAA AATTGAGCAATACTATGAAGCTATTTTAGCTTTGTGGAACCAGCTGTATATCAACATGAAGAGCCTGGTGTCCTGGCATTACTGCATGATTGACATTGAGAAAATCAGAGCTATGACTATTGCCAAG ctgaaaacaatGCGTAAGGAAGATTACCAAAAAATAATAACTGACCTGGAGATCCATTATCAAGAATTCCTCAGGAACAGCCAAGGCTCAGAGATGTTTGGTGATGAAGACAAGAGAAAGATGCAGACCCAGTTCACTGATGCTCAGAAGCACTACCAGACCTTGATCATACAACTGCCTAATCAACCACGACAGCCACAAACAG TGGTCCCAACTGAGAGCTGTCCCGTGGGTTCCTCAAGCACCATTATTGTTAATGAGAGAAACAGAGAACATGAGAAGCAGGAGGCCTGGCTGCTGATGGAGCTTCAGAAACTTCGGCGTCAGATTGAAGCTGCTGAGATTCAGATGGTTCAAAGAGCTCCTCTTGGAGTGGATCAAGGGGCTATGCACGACTTTTCAGTCAGAATAAAGGACTTAGAG GGTGTGCAGAATGACTCTCAAATAATGGCTGAAACCCTCAATAAGCATAAGGACTTGCTGCCTAACTTCAGAGGCTGTGAGAAGTATGTGTACTTGCAATCAGAGATAAATGCCCTTTttcaaaaactggaaaatattaatgGTGTTTCTGCTGGCTACTTAGACAG CTTGAATGCACTGAGGTGTCTGCTCCAGGTTATTCTGCAAACAGAAGATGTGATCAGAGTTTTTGAAGTCAGACTCTCTGAAGAGGAGACTGTTCCTTTGGATCTTGATAAAGTGGAGGCTTATCGGGCTTGTCTGAAG aaaatgaaagcagacCTAAATATGAAGAAGTCATTACTGAATACCCTGGAAAATGAGCTGCAGAGAACACTTCAGATTCACTCACAGTCTTGCCAGTCATACACCCTGTATGACATGGACATTGGAAAGTACTGTGACAAAGTTACCCAGCTAATAGACCGCTGGCAGAGGGCTGATAAGCAGATAGATAACAG atcaTGGGATTTAGAAAGGCAGATCAAACAGCTGAAAACCTACCGAGATCTCTACCAGGCTCTGTGCAAGTGGATCTGTGATGCCAAGCGCCGGCAGGATTCCATTGAGTCCGTGAAGCTGTGTGATTCCAACACTATCATGAGATACCTGCATGATCAGAAG AACTTGCACAGTGAAATCTGTGGGAAGCGAGACAAAGTCGAGGAGCTTCTCAAGCATGCAGATCAGTGCTCAGCTGCAATTAAG GATTATGAACTGCAGGTTGCTTCCTACAGTTCGGGATTAGAAACATTGCTCAACATACCTATCAAGAAGAGTGTGGTTCAGtctcctgcagtgctgattCTACAAGAG GCTAATGAGGCTCAGTCCCGCTATATAGAGCTTCTTACAAGATCAGGAGATTATTACAGATTCTTGAGTGAAATGTTAAAGAGCATGGAGGATTTGAAG atgaaaaacaccaaaattgAGCTCCTGGAAGAAGAACTCAGGCTTGCTAGGGATTCAAATTCAGAGACAAGCAACAAACATAAATTCCTGGAGCAAAATCTGCAGAAGTACCAGATGGACATTTCTCAGCTCAAGGCAAAGCTGATGAGTttggaagaaatgaaaagacaAGCTGAAATGGATGGGAATTCTGCTAAGCAAAACCTAGACAAATGCTATGCCCAAATAAAGGATCTAAATGACAGAATTACCAGGTTGACTTATGAGACTGaagatgagaaaaggaaaaggaagttGCTGGAGGACAGATatgagcagcagaaaaatgacTATGACCAACTGcaaaaaacaaggcaaaatgaGAAAGACAGCCTTGGTTGGCAGAAGTTAGAGTCTGAGAAGGTCATCAAGGAGAAGGAGTACGAGATAGAAAGATTAAGGGTTCTTCTTCAGGACGAAGGCACACGGAAGAGGGAGTATGAAAATGAGCTGGCTAAGGTAAGGAACCAGTTTAGCGAGGAGATGAGTAATTTAAAGAACAAgtatgaaacagaaattaatattaagAAGACAACAATCCAGCAGATAGCTGCACAAAAAGATGATGATGCGAAAGGCCTCAGAGCCCAGGTTGACAGACTGACAAGAGAGAACAGAGACCTTAAGGATGAGATTGTGAGGCTGAACGATGCCATCCTGCAAACAACAGACCAGCGGCGGAGGGCAGAAGAAgatgctctccagcagaaggcTTGCAGTTCTGAGGTGTCACAGCAGAAGCATCAGTTAGAGCTGGAGCTGAAACAGATCATTCAGCTTCGAGGGGAAGACAACTCAAGATACAAGCAGGCTCTTGAGGAGGCTGCCTCAACTATTCAGGATAAAACTAAGGAGTTGGAAAGGCTAAAGCTTCAGCTTCAGGAAGAGGCTAAAAGCCGATGGGAACTTGAAAATGAGTTGGCTAAGGTAAGAAACAGTTATGATGAGGAAATTATTAGTTTAAAGAACAAATATGAAACCGAGATTAATATCACAAAGAACACAATTCACCAGGTCACCATGCAAAAGGAAGAGGAGACAAATAATTATAGAACGCAGCTCGATAATGCCATGAGAGAAAATAGGAATTTGTGTGAGGAAATTAGGAGACTGAAGAATACAATAAGTCAGACAACAGATAATCTACGGAAAATAGAAGAGAatgctcagcagcagaaggcagCTGGCTCAGAGCTTTCTCAGaagaaacagcagctggagatTGAGCTAAAACAAGTTATTCAGAGACACTCTGATGAAAGCATGCGGTACAAACAGTCACTTGATGATGCTTCTAAAACCATTAAGGAAAGAAACAAGGAGATtgaaaggctgagaaagttgTTGGATGTAGAAACAAGTCAGAGGAAAGAAGTGGAGGATGAGAACAGTCAGTTGAAAAGAGTCCAGTTTGACCTGCAGAAAGCAAACACGAGTGCGACTGAGACAATTAACAAACTGAGGATCCAAGAGCAGGAACTGGCCAGACTGAAAATTGACTATGAAAGAGTTTcacaagagaaaaaaggcaGGGATCAAGAAAGTGCAAAGTTCCAGAGCACTGTAAAAGACTTGCAGATCCAGAAACATAAGCTGGAGGAGGAACTGTGCAGACAGAACAAGAATTTAATGGAGGAAAcatccaggaggaaaaaactggaGGAGGAAATAGAAGGCATGAGGAGATCTCTGAGAGACCAATCAGTTAAAATAACTAATCTCACACAGCAGATAGAGGAAGTATCTATTGTAAAGAAGAGGAATGAAGATGACCTGAGACACCAAAGAGAAGTATTAGATGGTCATGTGAGAGAGAAGCAAAGATACATGGAGGAGTTAAGAAAGTACACCTCTGACATTGAGGCTTTACGTCGCCAGTTggtccaggagcaggagcaatTAAAACAGGCTCATCTACGATATGAGCACTTACAGAAAACctctgaggaaaaaagcaaagcctTGAATGAGTGCAAAATAGAGATTGAAAGGCTTCAGTCTCTCACCGAGAACCTTACCAAGGAGCACTTGTtactggaggaggagctgcgAAATGTTAGATTGGAGTACGATGACCTCAGAATGGTCAGAAATGAAGttgatgaaaaaaattccacCATTGCTGAACTAAAGAATCAGCTTCAGATGAGCAGCAAGCAAACCCTGGAACTTCAGGGGTTGCTTAATGATTTacagaaagaaagggaaaaattgaGACAGGAAATTGAAAAATTCCAAAAGCAAGCTCTAGAG GCATCCAGTAGGATTCAAGAATCCAAAAATCAGTATAGTCACATTATGCAAGAAAGAGAAACCCTGCTGATAAAAATGAGTGCTTTGGAGCAAGACAAAGCCAGACTGCAGAGATTAGAAGAGGAGCTGAACCGTTTGAAAGTTACCCTGGAGTCGGAATCCCGTTCGAAGCAACGCCTGGAAAGTGAGAAGCAACAGATTCTGAATGACCTCAATCAGTGGAAGAGCCAGCACTCCCGAACAGAGGAATCCATAAGGAAGATCCAGTGTGAGAGGGAGAAGAGTGAGAGGGAGAAGAACAGCCTGAGGAGTGAGATCGAAAGGCTGCAGATGGAAATCAAACGGATTGAGGAGAGATACCGGTGCAGACTGGAAGAGACCGCTGTCAAAAACCAGTCAGAGTTGGAGTCAGAGCGTCTCAGGCTGCAAAGAGAGATTGAGAAACTCAAGCAGCGCCCATATGGGGCTCACAGATCTACGCAGACCGAGGAAGACTTCTGTATTGATGCCTCCAAGCTGGTGTTCAGTGGGCTGCGGAAGAAGATCACAGCCATGCAGCTGTATGAGTGCCAGCTGATAGACAAACTCACCCTGGATAAACTGCTGAAGGGGCAGAGGTCGGTGGAAGAGGTGGCGGCTGACATTGAACCCTACCTCAAGGGGGCAGGTGCTATTGCAGGGGTGTCCCTTTCGCCCAGGCAGAAGTATTCTTTTGTTGAGGCCAAACGGAatcagctgctcacagcagagaaTGCAGTCCTGCTCCTAGAAGCCCAGGCAGCAACAGGAGGTGTGATAGACCCACATCGAAACGAGATACTGACAGTGGACAGTGCTATCGCCAGAGACCTGATTGACTTCGATGACAGAGAACAGATCTATACAGCAGAAAAGGCTATTACAGGATTTAAGGATCCTTTCTCAGGCAAAACTGTGCCCGTGTCTGAAGCCATCAAGAAAAACTTGGTTGACAGAGAAACCGGAATTCGTCTGCTTGAAGCCCAGCTGGCTGTAGGAGGGATTGTTGATCCTGTCAACAGTGTTTTCCTACCCAAAGAGGTAGCTTTATCTCGTGGGTTGATTGACAAAGACCTGTACAGGATGCTAAACAACTGCCAAGGCAATACAAAGAACTTCATTGATCCCACCACCAAGAAGGCAGTCACTTACatgcagctgaaggaaaaatgcAGGATTGAACCACACACTGGTCTGCTCCTCCTTCCAGTGCAGAAGAGGAGTATGTCGTTCCAAGGGATCAGGCAGCCTGTCTCAGCAGATGCACTGCTTGAGGCTGGAATCATAAAGGAATCAACAAGGAATGACTTGGAAAGGGGTGCAATTACAGTGGAAGAAGTGAGTGAGAGAATTATTGATTTCCTTCAAGGCTCTAGCTGTATTGCTGGTATTTACAATGAGGCTACTAAAGAGAAACTCGGCATTTACCAGGCTATGAAAATAGGTTTGGTTAGGCCGGGGACAGCCCTGGAACTCCTAGAAGCCCAGGCAGCCACAGGGTTCATAGTAGATCCTGTCAGCAACGTGAGGCTGCCTGTTGAGGAAGCTTACAAAAGAGGCCTTGTTGGAATTGAATTTAAAGAGAAACTTCTCTCTGCTGAAAGAGCTGTCACTGGGTACAAAGACCCAGAAACTGGGAACATCATTTCTCTGTTCCAAGCAATGAATAAGGAGCTCATAGAGAGAGGCCATGGCATTCGTCTGCTGGAGGCCCAGATCGCTACTGGAGGGATCATCGACCCCAAGGAGAGCTACCGCTTGCCAGTGGAGACTGCCTACAAACGTGGCTACTTCAATGAGGAGCTCAACCAGATCCTTAGTGATCCAAGCGATGACACCAAAGGGTTCTTCGATCCCAACACAGAGGAGAACTTGACCTACTTGCAGCTGAAAGAAAGATGCATCAAGGATGATGCAACAGGGCTCTGCCTTCTGCCCCTGAGAGAGAAGAAGAAGGTGGTGCACACCTCGCAGAAGAACACCCTCAGGAAGCGCAGGGTGGTCATTGTGGATCCAGAAACAAACCGGGAGATGTCTGTTCAGGAGGCGTACAGCAAGGGCCTCATCGATTATGACACCTACACAGAACTAGCTGAGCAGGAGTGCGAGTGGGAAGAAATAACTATCACGGGATcggatggcagcagcagagtaGTCCTCGTCGACAGAAAAACAGGTAGCCAGTACGACATCCAAGATGCCATTGATAAAGGCCTGGTGGAGAGGAAGTTTTTTGACCAGTACCGTTCTGGCAGCTTGAGCCTGACCCAGTTTGCAGACATGATTTCCTGCCGTAATGGCACTGACGAGGTGTTCCGGCACGAGTCCGTGGCTCGCTCTCCCACCGTGCTGAGCGTCAGGAGCTCATCTTCAGTGATCAGGAGCGGTTCTTTCTCAGAGACCCCAGATGAGTGCAGTCCTATTGCAGCCATATTTGACACGGAAAACTTGGAGAAAATCTCCATTTCAGAAGCTATACAGCGGGGCATCGTGGATAGCATCACTGGGCAGCGGTTGCTTGAAGCCCAGGCCTGCACTGGTGGCATAATATGCCCTACCACTGGCCAGAGGCTTTCCCTCCAGGAAGCCACTAGCCAAGGCATCATTGATCAGGATATGGCCACACGTCTCAAACCAGCCCAGAAGGCCTTCATAGGGTTTGAAGGCATAAAGGGCGGACGCAAGAGGATGtcagcagctgaagcagtgaAGGAAAAGTGGCTGCCTTATGAGGCTGGGCAGCGGTTCCTTGAATTCCAGTACCTCACTGGAGGTCTTGTGGACCCAGAAGTGCGTGGAAGAATAACTACTGAAGAAGCCATTAGGAATGGGTTGATTGACGGTCGCGCTGCCCAGAAATTACAAGACACTAACAGCTATCCCAAAATTCTGACCTGCCCCAAGACCAAGCTGAAAATATCCTACAAAGATGCAATGAACCGCTCAATGGTGGAAGACATCACTGGGCTTAAACTGTTGGAAGCAGCCTCTGTTTCCTCTAAAGGCATATCCAGTCCCTACAATGTCTCCTCGGCACCTGGCTCTCGCTCTGGCTCTCGCTCCGGCTCGCGTTCAGGCTCACGCAGCGGGTCTAGGAGAGGAAGCTTCGATGCCTCAGCAAGCTCTTCATATTCCTACTCATACTCAGCCTTCAGCAGTGGGTCTATTGGGCGCTAA